A window from Prochlorococcus marinus CUG1435 encodes these proteins:
- a CDS encoding iron uptake porin: MKLFQKLLVASAALSVFSPIAAQASETINLEAMNSYGRSKSKAQRFDNTTFINDVKEGLAVLNGRVDGLEAKQGVIEAGSFSDTTTLDGKAIFSMGAMRYDRDLAAQNEAIQAYYSYTMNLNTSFTGDDNLYVRLKSGNTNDWMKSTTYGGYLSSAKGNGDDLKVDKIWYQFPIGEQNTVWVGPKIENYYMHGTAPSIYKPVTKQFALGGNGHAYGASTDTGAGWAYKADNGFAISSNIGTKSTTSCRVNANICTATSGDYVVTGLLTDETKTSWATQIGFTKPRYSASAILNVKTNGWSDSYYKAGDVNGDAEARSGLSSVGLRGWWRPEETGTITPSISVGYDTTSYSDTSSDQSNSTAYFVGLNWMDIFSADDKIGVAFGRPTTNEVLDNVSPFAYEVYYSFKPNDSVTVTPAIFGGIDRNGTKAGDVSGAVLETTFKF, encoded by the coding sequence ATGAAACTCTTCCAAAAACTTTTGGTTGCATCTGCCGCATTGAGTGTTTTTTCGCCAATTGCAGCACAAGCTTCCGAAACGATAAATCTTGAAGCAATGAATAGCTATGGACGTAGCAAGTCAAAAGCTCAAAGATTTGATAATACAACTTTTATTAACGATGTTAAAGAGGGACTTGCAGTTCTCAACGGCCGTGTTGATGGATTAGAAGCCAAACAGGGGGTTATTGAGGCTGGTAGTTTTTCAGACACAACAACTTTAGATGGTAAAGCCATTTTTAGTATGGGTGCTATGAGATACGATCGTGATCTTGCAGCTCAGAATGAAGCTATTCAGGCTTACTATAGTTACACAATGAACCTTAATACAAGTTTCACTGGTGACGATAACCTTTATGTGAGACTTAAATCTGGAAATACCAATGACTGGATGAAGTCAACAACTTATGGTGGCTATTTAAGTTCTGCAAAAGGTAATGGTGATGATCTTAAGGTTGACAAGATTTGGTATCAATTCCCTATAGGTGAGCAAAATACTGTTTGGGTAGGCCCAAAAATTGAAAACTACTACATGCATGGTACTGCTCCATCTATTTACAAGCCAGTAACTAAACAATTCGCACTTGGTGGTAATGGTCATGCTTACGGTGCAAGTACTGACACTGGTGCAGGCTGGGCTTATAAAGCTGATAATGGCTTTGCTATAAGTTCAAATATTGGTACTAAATCAACTACTTCTTGTAGAGTGAATGCAAATATTTGTACTGCTACATCAGGTGATTATGTAGTTACAGGTCTACTTACTGATGAGACTAAAACAAGTTGGGCAACTCAGATTGGTTTTACTAAACCAAGATATTCTGCCTCCGCAATCCTAAATGTCAAAACTAATGGTTGGAGTGATAGTTACTACAAAGCAGGTGATGTAAATGGTGATGCTGAAGCACGAAGTGGTTTGTCATCAGTAGGTTTAAGAGGATGGTGGAGACCAGAGGAGACTGGAACAATAACTCCTTCGATATCAGTAGGTTACGATACAACTTCATATAGTGATACTTCATCTGATCAATCTAACTCCACAGCTTACTTTGTAGGTTTGAATTGGATGGATATTTTCAGCGCTGATGATAAAATTGGCGTTGCATTTGGTCGACCTACGACTAATGAAGTTTTAGATAACGTAAGTCCATTTGCTTATGAAGTTTATTATTCATTCAAGCCAAATGATTCAGTAACTGTCACACCTGCGATCTTCGGAGGAATTGACAGAAATGGAACAAAGGCAGGAGATGTCTCTGGAGCAGTTTTAGAGACTACATTTAAGTTCTAA
- the glyQ gene encoding glycine--tRNA ligase subunit alpha, with translation MFFQNIIQKLNNFWSEEGCLIMQPYDTEKGAGTMNPHTFLRAIGPEPWSVAYAEPCRRPTDGRFGDNPNRAQHYFQYQVIIKPSPEGIQEKYLASLEALGINHRNHDIRFVEDNWESPTLGAWGVGWEVWLDGMEVTQFTYFQQCGGIDCNPIPIEITYGLERIAMFLQDKESIWDLNWNKNLNYSDIWLQFEKSQCSYNFNESNANNLRKLFEIYQEEACSLVEKKLTYPALDFVLKCSHTFNLLDARGVISVTDRAQYIEKIRKLAREVASTWIEEREFLNFPLDRKPR, from the coding sequence ATGTTTTTTCAAAACATAATTCAAAAATTAAATAACTTTTGGTCTGAAGAAGGATGTTTGATAATGCAACCTTATGATACTGAAAAGGGTGCTGGGACTATGAATCCTCATACTTTTTTAAGAGCTATCGGCCCAGAACCATGGAGTGTCGCATATGCTGAGCCATGTAGAAGGCCTACAGATGGAAGGTTTGGTGATAATCCAAATAGGGCACAACATTATTTTCAATATCAAGTAATTATTAAGCCTTCTCCAGAGGGGATACAAGAAAAATATTTGGCATCTTTAGAAGCTCTTGGAATCAATCACAGAAATCATGACATAAGATTTGTAGAAGATAATTGGGAGTCACCAACACTTGGAGCTTGGGGAGTAGGTTGGGAAGTTTGGTTGGATGGTATGGAAGTTACCCAATTTACATATTTCCAACAATGTGGGGGAATCGATTGTAATCCTATCCCTATTGAAATTACCTATGGGTTAGAGCGCATTGCAATGTTCTTGCAGGATAAGGAAAGTATTTGGGATCTTAATTGGAATAAAAATTTGAACTATAGTGATATTTGGCTTCAATTTGAAAAAAGCCAATGCTCATATAATTTTAATGAATCTAATGCTAATAATCTTAGGAAATTATTTGAGATTTACCAAGAGGAGGCATGTTCTTTAGTTGAAAAGAAATTAACTTATCCTGCGCTTGATTTTGTTCTTAAATGCAGTCATACTTTTAATCTGCTTGATGCAAGAGGAGTAATTTCAGTTACAGATCGTGCTCAATATATTGAAAAGATTAGAAAATTAGCAAGAGAAGTTGCTTCAACGTGGATTGAAGAAAGAGAATTTTTAAATTTCCCATTAGACAGGAAACCTAGATAA
- a CDS encoding DUF1824 family protein, which translates to MEINNLLDLNGLRSAPHLSKIKLKKLLEELEVNILNSDWLTIGIMANSDFDAIRALKSISKKYSSIKFSELDSLRANGNVFLKANQKTGNVFIRSENGLGEGILLTCHFNDDNSESNTFGPLPLDFFTN; encoded by the coding sequence ATTGAAATAAATAATTTATTGGACTTAAATGGACTAAGGTCAGCTCCTCACTTAAGTAAAATTAAATTAAAAAAACTATTAGAGGAACTTGAAGTGAATATCTTGAATTCTGATTGGTTAACCATAGGAATAATGGCGAATTCTGATTTTGATGCTATTAGGGCATTAAAATCTATCTCTAAGAAATATTCCTCAATTAAATTTTCAGAGTTAGATTCTCTTCGTGCCAATGGAAATGTTTTTTTAAAAGCTAATCAAAAAACTGGAAATGTATTTATTAGATCTGAAAATGGACTCGGAGAGGGAATTTTATTAACATGTCACTTCAATGATGATAATAGCGAATCCAATACTTTCGGACCTTTGCCATTAGATTTTTTTACTAACTAA
- a CDS encoding methyltransferase domain-containing protein gives MEVLNNYQRKKIDENNDEEFYSEPKFVYHLDLNFRQYLSFVYENEIGDNSTVLDLMSSWDSYLPKGKKYKKVIGHGLNKQELEKNKIFDFYWIQNFNFNQHIPLENESIDYCLMVAAWQYLQYPENLTKEIARILSSQGKIIIAFSNRAFWHKAPNIWTSSSEEERLKYVRKVLISNGFNEPKIIKKFNEPQLNIFNFFKKDPFYCLIARRE, from the coding sequence TTGGAAGTTTTAAACAATTATCAAAGAAAAAAAATTGATGAGAATAATGATGAAGAATTTTATTCCGAACCAAAATTTGTTTATCATCTAGATTTAAATTTCAGGCAATATCTATCTTTTGTTTATGAAAATGAGATAGGAGATAATTCTACCGTACTTGATTTAATGTCCAGTTGGGATAGTTATTTGCCTAAAGGGAAAAAATATAAAAAAGTTATTGGACATGGATTAAACAAACAAGAACTTGAAAAAAACAAAATTTTTGATTTTTATTGGATACAAAATTTTAATTTTAATCAACATATTCCCTTAGAAAATGAAAGCATTGATTATTGTTTAATGGTTGCTGCTTGGCAATATTTACAATATCCAGAGAATTTAACAAAAGAAATTGCAAGAATTTTGAGTAGTCAAGGCAAAATAATTATTGCTTTTTCAAATAGAGCCTTTTGGCATAAAGCTCCTAACATATGGACTTCATCTTCCGAAGAAGAAAGATTGAAATATGTAAGAAAAGTATTAATCTCAAATGGATTTAATGAGCCTAAAATTATAAAAAAGTTTAATGAACCACAACTTAACATCTTCAATTTTTTTAAAAAAGACCCATTTTATTGCTTAATTGCTAGGAGGGAGTAA
- a CDS encoding DUF3386 domain-containing protein codes for MDNLKEINCKEIFRKAFENRYTWKNNFKGYQGKCNLLINNNIYRGNFVLGKDFKPNIQKIEDEKVVKSIASQLFEVCIHRVKREFESVHSENDFNLLQNSESGIEMSVSGKNQGDKYRVKNNSINMVYRKIHGTIIEIFVEEFFDTGIGLLSKKYSSQQIDPDTLNVNSQKLEYEDEFVNVGQEDYWILNSRTIKYLNQNQKEETQKFEFKDLRLLN; via the coding sequence ATGGATAATCTAAAAGAGATTAATTGTAAGGAGATTTTCAGAAAGGCGTTTGAAAATAGGTACACATGGAAAAATAATTTTAAGGGTTACCAAGGTAAATGTAATTTATTGATTAACAATAATATTTATAGAGGTAACTTTGTATTAGGTAAAGACTTTAAGCCAAATATTCAAAAAATAGAAGATGAGAAAGTTGTTAAAAGTATTGCCTCTCAACTATTTGAGGTGTGTATACACAGGGTCAAAAGAGAATTCGAATCTGTGCATTCAGAAAATGATTTTAATTTGCTCCAAAATTCTGAAAGTGGGATCGAAATGAGTGTTTCAGGTAAGAATCAAGGCGATAAATATAGAGTTAAAAATAACAGTATTAATATGGTTTATAGAAAAATTCATGGAACTATAATTGAGATTTTTGTTGAAGAATTCTTTGATACTGGAATTGGTTTACTAAGTAAAAAATATAGTAGTCAACAAATTGATCCAGATACGCTAAATGTTAATTCTCAAAAATTGGAATACGAGGATGAATTTGTCAATGTAGGTCAAGAGGACTATTGGATATTAAATTCTAGGACAATAAAATACTTAAACCAAAATCAAAAAGAAGAAACACAAAAGTTTGAATTCAAGGATTTACGATTATTAAATTAG
- a CDS encoding chlorophyll a/b binding light-harvesting protein: MLQTYGKADVTYDWYAGNSGVVGRSGKFIAAHAAHAGLMMFWAGAFGLFELARYDASIPMGAQKAIVLPHLAGIGIGGVENGVITEPYGIVVICTLHLIFSAVLGAGGLLHSNKFAGDLGDYPENSKPQKFDFEWDDPDKLTFILGHHLIFLGLGAIMFVEWARIHGIYDPAIGSTRQVIYNLDIAAIWNHQFDFLKIDSLEDVMGGHAFLAFLEIIGGVFHICTKQFGEYTEFKGKGLLGAEAILSYSVVGVSYMAFVAAFWCASNTTIYPVDLYGEPLKLQFEFAPYFTDTVDLGSGTYSSRAWLANTHFYLGFFFLQGHLWHALRAMGFDFKKIGQAFDNIENTKITQN, from the coding sequence GTGTTACAAACTTACGGAAAAGCTGATGTCACCTATGACTGGTACGCAGGAAATTCTGGTGTTGTTGGCCGTTCAGGTAAATTCATAGCAGCTCATGCTGCCCACGCAGGCTTAATGATGTTCTGGGCAGGAGCTTTTGGATTATTCGAATTAGCTCGTTACGACGCCAGTATTCCAATGGGTGCACAAAAAGCAATTGTTTTGCCTCACCTAGCGGGCATTGGAATTGGTGGCGTTGAAAATGGTGTAATTACAGAACCATATGGAATTGTTGTAATTTGCACATTACATCTAATTTTCTCAGCAGTATTGGGTGCTGGGGGGTTATTACACTCCAATAAATTTGCAGGCGATCTTGGAGACTATCCAGAGAATAGTAAGCCACAAAAATTTGATTTCGAATGGGATGATCCAGATAAATTAACTTTTATTCTTGGTCATCATCTAATCTTTCTTGGACTTGGGGCAATAATGTTCGTAGAATGGGCTCGAATTCATGGAATTTACGACCCAGCGATAGGATCTACAAGACAAGTTATTTACAATTTAGATATCGCCGCTATTTGGAATCATCAATTTGATTTCTTAAAAATAGATAGCCTTGAAGATGTAATGGGAGGACATGCCTTCTTGGCTTTCCTCGAAATAATTGGAGGCGTTTTCCATATTTGTACTAAACAATTTGGAGAATATACAGAATTCAAAGGAAAAGGATTACTTGGTGCTGAGGCAATTTTGTCATATTCAGTGGTAGGTGTTTCTTATATGGCTTTCGTTGCCGCTTTTTGGTGTGCTTCAAATACAACCATATATCCAGTTGATCTTTATGGGGAACCTTTAAAGCTTCAATTTGAATTTGCACCTTATTTTACTGATACAGTAGATTTAGGTTCAGGTACATATAGCTCAAGAGCTTGGCTTGCCAATACTCATTTCTATCTGGGTTTCTTTTTCTTACAAGGTCACCTTTGGCATGCACTAAGAGCAATGGGGTTTGATTTTAAGAAAATTGGTCAGGCTTTTGATAATATTGAAAATACAAAAATTACGCAAAACTAG
- the fldA gene encoding flavodoxin FldA, with product MTVGIYYATTTGKTEDVADRLHNFISSAESPKDVSDLDDLSEFESLDGIICGIPTWNTGADEERSGTAWDSILEDIGELSLSGKKVAIFGLGDSSTYTENYCDAMEELHSYFTKAGAEMVGYVDKSSYTFDESKSVIGESFCGLPLDEDSESDLTDSRLETWASQLKGEIPSLA from the coding sequence ATGACTGTAGGAATTTATTACGCAACTACAACTGGAAAAACTGAAGACGTAGCTGATCGTCTTCATAATTTTATATCTTCAGCAGAATCACCTAAAGATGTATCTGATTTGGATGACCTTTCAGAATTTGAAAGTCTTGATGGGATTATCTGCGGAATACCTACTTGGAATACCGGCGCAGATGAAGAAAGATCAGGAACTGCATGGGATTCAATTTTGGAAGATATTGGAGAACTAAGTTTATCCGGCAAAAAGGTCGCAATTTTTGGTTTAGGAGATTCTTCCACCTATACAGAAAATTATTGTGATGCAATGGAAGAACTTCATAGCTACTTCACTAAAGCAGGTGCCGAAATGGTCGGATATGTAGATAAATCTTCTTATACATTTGATGAGTCTAAAAGTGTTATTGGAGAAAGTTTTTGTGGATTACCTCTTGATGAGGATAGTGAATCTGATTTGACTGATTCACGTCTTGAAACATGGGCTTCTCAGCTAAAGGGCGAAATCCCTTCATTGGCATAA
- a CDS encoding SemiSWEET transporter, translating into MNIDIFGYLAAILTTAAFLPQLIKTLKTKKADDVSLTTLIMFIIGVLFWIIYGYKISSTPILIANLITLILNLLILISKLYFSKISI; encoded by the coding sequence ATGAATATAGACATATTTGGATACCTTGCCGCGATATTAACAACAGCTGCATTCCTGCCTCAGTTGATAAAGACACTTAAAACAAAAAAGGCAGATGATGTTTCTTTGACAACTTTAATAATGTTCATTATTGGAGTTTTGTTCTGGATTATTTACGGTTATAAAATTTCTTCCACACCGATATTGATTGCAAATTTGATTACCTTAATATTAAATCTCTTGATATTAATCTCGAAATTATATTTTTCAAAAATCTCAATTTAA
- a CDS encoding AEC family transporter encodes MGLLLKEGIDINLIKSAFLAFSLIGILIILINLFQIFKNKLSNYTLQLAGLIGNTSFLGIPIAIALLPSTTINFTIGFDLGTTLFAWIFGPIFLQEKFQKKNILNFKGLLNALINSPASRGIIGVLLAYLFNLDEILGNYLWIPARIVIAVAILIVGTRLGIITNQKGKIFDLDEEIKFSILLKLFILPLIVFLICKFLNFDFYQSSALILQAGTPTAISTILMAEAYDVKQKIASKILFTTTLISIFTIPLLKILLNAVK; translated from the coding sequence ATGGGTCTTTTATTGAAAGAGGGTATAGATATAAACCTTATCAAAAGCGCATTTTTAGCATTCTCACTAATTGGAATTTTAATAATTCTGATAAATTTATTCCAAATATTTAAAAATAAGCTTTCAAATTACACACTGCAGCTAGCTGGCCTAATTGGTAATACATCTTTTCTTGGGATACCAATTGCAATTGCTCTTCTACCTTCAACAACTATTAACTTCACCATCGGATTTGACTTAGGGACAACATTATTCGCTTGGATATTTGGACCTATTTTTCTTCAAGAAAAATTCCAAAAAAAGAACATCCTAAATTTCAAAGGCTTATTAAACGCATTAATAAATAGCCCTGCATCAAGAGGGATAATTGGTGTACTTTTGGCATATCTTTTCAATCTAGATGAGATATTAGGCAATTACCTTTGGATACCAGCAAGAATAGTTATCGCTGTAGCGATACTAATTGTTGGAACAAGACTAGGAATAATAACAAATCAAAAGGGCAAAATTTTTGATCTTGATGAAGAAATTAAATTCTCAATTTTATTAAAGTTATTTATTCTTCCTTTAATTGTTTTTTTGATATGCAAATTTTTAAATTTTGACTTCTATCAATCATCGGCTCTAATACTCCAGGCAGGAACCCCAACGGCAATATCTACAATATTAATGGCAGAGGCTTATGACGTTAAACAAAAAATCGCTTCAAAAATTCTTTTTACCACAACCTTAATTTCAATATTTACAATTCCTCTCTTAAAAATTCTATTAAATGCAGTTAAATAA
- a CDS encoding CopG family transcriptional regulator: protein MKSANPENEYIPLDLRISVRRDTLRLISEMAQDMGISINEVFSFLAEDSVIDLELLEDLNEIEIPSQCSLDDLKNALLKKKLC from the coding sequence ATGAAGTCAGCAAACCCTGAAAACGAATATATCCCCTTAGACTTGAGGATATCTGTGAGAAGGGATACTTTAAGGCTAATCTCAGAGATGGCTCAAGATATGGGAATAAGCATTAATGAAGTTTTTAGTTTTTTGGCCGAAGATTCTGTAATAGATCTTGAATTACTCGAAGATCTGAATGAAATTGAAATACCCAGTCAGTGCAGCCTTGATGATCTTAAAAACGCTCTTCTTAAAAAGAAGCTTTGTTAA